The following are encoded together in the Capsulimonas corticalis genome:
- a CDS encoding citrate synthase: MADDKEFTEGLEDVVAGKSAICDVNGKDGKLIYSGYDIHDLAQHTTFEEVVYLLWNGRLPNRDELTELNAQLDANRAIPAEALELIKRFPKTATPMDALRTAVSLLGFYDPDHGDESIEANRRKAIRVTAQIGTIVAALDRLRKGEEPLEPKAGLGTAGNFLYLLSGVEPNATATKALDVALVLHADHELNASTFAARVTVATLTDLYSGVTSAVGTLAGPLHGGANINVMHLLEKIGTPDKAEAVVSGMLAEGKKIPGIGHRVYRALDPRAVSLREMSKQLAEATGETKWFEMSEKVQEAADAALAAKGKTTLKANVDFYSASVYHVLGIPTDLFTPVFAVSRIAGWTAHILEQYGNNRLIRPRAIYIGPRDLTVVPIDQR, encoded by the coding sequence ATGGCAGACGATAAGGAATTTACTGAGGGTCTTGAGGATGTAGTCGCGGGAAAATCCGCCATTTGCGATGTGAACGGCAAAGACGGCAAGCTGATTTACTCCGGCTATGATATCCATGATCTCGCACAGCATACGACCTTCGAGGAGGTCGTTTATTTATTGTGGAATGGCCGCCTGCCAAACCGCGACGAGCTGACGGAGCTCAACGCGCAGCTGGACGCCAACCGCGCCATCCCCGCAGAAGCGCTGGAGCTCATCAAGCGCTTCCCCAAGACCGCGACGCCGATGGACGCCCTGCGCACCGCCGTCTCGCTGCTGGGCTTCTACGATCCCGACCACGGCGATGAGAGCATCGAAGCCAACCGCCGCAAGGCCATTCGGGTCACCGCGCAGATCGGAACGATCGTCGCGGCGCTGGATCGACTGCGCAAAGGCGAAGAACCCCTGGAGCCGAAGGCGGGTCTTGGGACCGCCGGCAACTTCCTGTATCTCCTGAGCGGCGTCGAACCGAACGCCACCGCCACCAAGGCGCTAGACGTCGCCCTCGTGCTGCACGCCGACCATGAGCTGAATGCCTCCACCTTCGCCGCCCGCGTCACCGTGGCAACCTTGACGGACCTGTACAGCGGCGTCACCAGCGCGGTCGGCACGCTCGCCGGCCCCCTGCACGGCGGCGCGAACATCAACGTCATGCACCTGCTGGAGAAGATCGGCACGCCCGACAAGGCCGAAGCCGTCGTCTCCGGAATGCTGGCCGAAGGCAAGAAGATTCCCGGCATCGGACACCGCGTCTACCGCGCGCTCGATCCGCGCGCCGTCTCGCTGCGTGAAATGTCCAAACAGCTCGCGGAGGCTACCGGCGAAACCAAATGGTTCGAGATGAGCGAAAAAGTCCAGGAAGCCGCCGACGCCGCGCTCGCCGCCAAGGGCAAAACCACCCTCAAAGCGAACGTCGACTTCTACTCCGCTTCCGTCTACCACGTTCTGGGCATCCCGACCGACCTCTTCACCCCCGTCTTCGCCGTTTCCCGCATCGCCGGATGGACCGCGCATATCCTGGAGCAGTATGGCAACAACCGCCTGATCCGCCCGCGCGCCATCTACATCGGACCGCGCGACCTGACGGTCGTACCGATCGATCAGCGCTAG
- a CDS encoding DUF2721 domain-containing protein, protein MPTFADNPFTLLSLIAAPAVLTNASSVLALGTSNRFARAIDRARALSAQLESQKPDDPKSPDAEWKAEQMSLRFRQLGRVERRSILLLNALTSFYSSLGSFAAASLVSLLGAGIAATGHHPMAIRVLLGLALLAGFWGVGGLVYGTFLLVRETRLAVVNLKEEAAAVRKRHHRVLPPEAPSD, encoded by the coding sequence ATGCCGACATTTGCCGATAACCCATTCACGCTTCTCTCTCTAATCGCCGCGCCTGCGGTTTTGACAAACGCGTCGTCCGTTCTGGCCCTTGGCACGAGCAATCGGTTCGCGCGCGCCATCGACCGGGCGCGTGCGCTGTCGGCGCAGTTGGAATCGCAGAAGCCGGATGATCCGAAGTCTCCAGACGCCGAGTGGAAGGCGGAGCAAATGTCTCTGCGCTTCCGGCAGCTTGGGCGCGTGGAGCGCCGCTCGATCTTGCTGCTGAATGCGCTGACATCCTTCTATTCGTCGCTTGGCTCGTTCGCCGCCGCCAGCCTCGTGTCATTGCTGGGCGCGGGGATTGCGGCCACCGGACATCATCCGATGGCGATCCGCGTCCTGCTCGGCCTGGCGCTCCTCGCCGGTTTCTGGGGGGTGGGCGGATTGGTCTATGGCACCTTTCTTCTCGTCCGCGAAACGCGTCTCGCGGTCGTGAACTTGAAAGAAGAAGCCGCCGCCGTACGCAAGAGGCATCACCGGGTGCTGCCGCCGGAAGCGCCAAGCGATTGA
- a CDS encoding AI-2E family transporter produces the protein MPTAISTSPRNLIRLGFFTALGVAILYVLAVFVEHLSKAVISIATPFVVGTALALLMDPVVDRLERRGLSRLGGVALVFGLFLFFTVSLTYLIVPALVDQASGLATNAPANISKIHDMVDTFLKSHRKIGPIKLPNNFTSYDKIMGGVSSKAAEVLQQSAGNVASFLLGSITTILQLVVSLIVTFYMLVDIDRLRARFFFLLPEKRRATVGEVATDIGGVFAGYLRGLLIVCALYGAATMGLLYAMSIKHGEIAQYALLVGAAAGVLYAVPYIGALSTALVTFIVAFAAGGFSFGCWGIVFTLILNQVFDNVITPRVVGGGVGLHPVASLFALTLGGELFGLWGLLLSVPVAASIQVILLRVFPKLSEPTPAPFLRAQGVRVTESSQTSQILGKEPSEEEKPKE, from the coding sequence ATGCCCACGGCCATTTCCACCTCGCCACGCAATTTGATTCGACTGGGCTTTTTTACCGCGCTCGGAGTTGCGATCCTTTATGTTCTGGCGGTCTTTGTCGAGCACCTTTCCAAAGCGGTGATCTCCATTGCGACTCCGTTTGTGGTAGGAACGGCGCTGGCGCTGCTGATGGACCCGGTGGTCGATCGCCTGGAGCGGCGTGGTTTGAGCCGTCTGGGCGGCGTCGCGCTCGTGTTTGGTTTGTTCCTGTTTTTCACCGTGAGCTTGACGTATCTGATCGTGCCCGCGCTGGTCGATCAGGCCAGCGGGCTGGCGACGAATGCGCCGGCGAACATCAGTAAAATCCATGATATGGTGGATACATTTCTCAAAAGCCATCGGAAAATTGGCCCCATCAAACTGCCGAACAACTTCACGAGTTACGACAAAATTATGGGCGGCGTCTCGTCGAAAGCGGCGGAGGTTCTTCAGCAGTCGGCGGGCAATGTGGCGAGCTTCCTGCTCGGCTCGATCACGACGATCTTGCAGCTTGTGGTCTCCCTGATCGTGACGTTTTATATGCTGGTTGACATCGACCGGCTGCGCGCTCGTTTCTTCTTTCTGCTCCCGGAAAAGCGGCGGGCGACTGTGGGCGAAGTGGCGACCGATATCGGCGGCGTCTTCGCGGGATATCTTCGCGGGCTGCTCATCGTCTGCGCGCTGTACGGCGCGGCTACGATGGGCCTGCTTTACGCGATGTCCATCAAACATGGCGAGATCGCTCAGTATGCGCTGCTCGTAGGAGCGGCCGCAGGCGTACTCTACGCCGTTCCCTACATTGGCGCGCTCTCCACGGCGCTTGTCACCTTCATCGTCGCGTTCGCCGCCGGCGGCTTTTCATTCGGATGCTGGGGCATCGTCTTCACGCTGATCCTCAACCAGGTCTTCGACAACGTCATCACCCCGCGCGTCGTCGGCGGCGGGGTAGGGCTGCACCCCGTGGCCTCGCTCTTTGCGCTGACCCTCGGCGGCGAGCTGTTCGGTTTGTGGGGATTACTGCTCTCGGTGCCGGTCGCCGCCAGTATCCAGGTCATACTGCTGCGCGTGTTTCCCAAACTCAGCGAACCGACCCCCGCGCCGTTTTTGCGCGCTCAGGGGGTACGGGTGACGGAGTCGTCACAGACATCGCAGATTTTGGGGAAAGAGCCAAGTGAGGAAGAGAAGCCGAAGGAGTGA
- a CDS encoding cytochrome c, with amino-acid sequence MKSRSLAAFAASVAAPVVLISAALTTRPLPAAEPAPPAAGQAATQWKSLYSEKCSACHNLPKPEEKAMTRGEWQKTVNRMLTKYHASDSISPAEAGHIVDYLATFAPKGGDNNAADPWGVDRMDVWGTPPCSTQVLNFEGPSAMARVTPIGASAKWRIVADSQSPDGNSVQVSCPTGTPSKFAMLGTQGASGQDLDVRVRFKIVNGKMSPAVGVAFGMQDLSHYSVLRYDQAHNDLALILVNGAIHTTLQKTSLNGDPAPIAPQVPGTPAKAAPAPVRALSIAPNQWHTLRVSVKDGEVRGWIDMNKRLSIKDDGYRGGKVALWSQGDTTASFDDWTVDIYDTQPSMKPAA; translated from the coding sequence ATGAAGTCCCGCTCCCTCGCCGCGTTCGCCGCATCGGTCGCGGCGCCGGTCGTTTTGATCTCCGCGGCATTGACGACGCGCCCGCTGCCGGCCGCAGAACCCGCGCCGCCCGCCGCCGGCCAGGCGGCGACGCAGTGGAAGTCGCTTTATTCCGAGAAGTGCTCCGCCTGCCATAATCTGCCCAAGCCAGAAGAAAAGGCGATGACGCGCGGAGAGTGGCAAAAGACAGTCAATCGGATGCTGACAAAGTATCACGCCAGCGATTCGATCTCGCCCGCCGAAGCCGGTCACATCGTCGATTATCTGGCGACATTCGCCCCGAAGGGCGGAGACAACAACGCGGCCGATCCGTGGGGCGTCGACCGCATGGACGTTTGGGGGACGCCTCCTTGCTCGACCCAGGTGCTCAATTTCGAAGGACCATCGGCGATGGCGCGAGTGACGCCGATCGGCGCTTCGGCGAAGTGGCGCATCGTCGCCGACAGCCAGTCGCCAGACGGCAACTCCGTCCAGGTTTCTTGTCCTACGGGAACGCCGTCCAAATTCGCCATGCTGGGAACCCAGGGAGCATCGGGACAGGATCTTGATGTCCGCGTCCGTTTCAAGATCGTCAATGGAAAAATGAGCCCCGCCGTCGGCGTCGCCTTCGGTATGCAGGATCTGAGCCATTATTCCGTGCTGCGCTACGATCAGGCGCACAACGATCTCGCCCTGATCCTCGTCAACGGAGCCATTCATACGACGCTGCAAAAGACCAGCTTGAACGGAGATCCCGCGCCCATTGCGCCGCAGGTCCCAGGAACGCCGGCGAAGGCCGCCCCCGCTCCCGTCCGGGCGCTGTCGATCGCGCCGAACCAGTGGCATACGCTGCGCGTGTCCGTGAAGGATGGCGAGGTGCGTGGCTGGATCGACATGAACAAACGGCTTTCCATCAAGGATGACGGATATCGCGGGGGCAAGGTCGCGCTCTGGTCTCAGGGCGACACCACCGCTTCCTTTGACGACTGGACCGTCGATATCTATGATACGCAGCCGTCGATGAAACCGGCGGCTTAA
- a CDS encoding glycosyltransferase family 2 protein produces MLLSVCIVNWNTCRYLKECLASLREFPPGNAALEIIVADNASTDGSAEMVRAEFPEVNLIANADNKGYAEGNNQALRAATGDAVLLLNPDVVLHSDTLTQTVAFLQEHPDAGAVGCRLLSPDGSTQSSLRSFPDPLPVLWEYLKFSKLFPKSKVFAAYRMTYFDYDKPGEADQPMGTFLLIPRKALDQVGLLDEQFPIFFNEVDWCYRAKRTHGWKIYYTPATLTHYGGGSTRQVKPRMIRESHQSLLRFYEKHYRSTTPALLYSAITFAVRWNENRLLKRVMSEPATAPTATT; encoded by the coding sequence GTGCTGCTGTCCGTCTGCATCGTCAATTGGAACACCTGCCGCTATCTGAAGGAATGTCTTGCTTCGCTGCGGGAGTTTCCGCCCGGCAACGCCGCGCTCGAAATTATCGTCGCCGATAACGCCAGCACGGACGGTTCGGCGGAGATGGTCCGCGCCGAATTCCCCGAAGTAAACCTGATCGCCAACGCCGACAATAAAGGGTATGCGGAAGGCAACAATCAGGCGCTGCGCGCCGCGACCGGCGACGCCGTTCTCTTGCTGAACCCCGACGTTGTTCTCCATTCGGACACCCTTACTCAGACGGTCGCTTTTCTTCAAGAACATCCCGACGCCGGCGCGGTGGGATGCCGCCTGCTGTCGCCCGACGGCTCCACCCAATCGTCCCTGCGCAGTTTCCCCGATCCCCTCCCCGTTCTGTGGGAATATTTGAAGTTCTCCAAGCTGTTTCCCAAAAGCAAAGTCTTTGCCGCGTACCGCATGACGTACTTCGATTATGACAAGCCAGGCGAGGCGGATCAGCCGATGGGGACGTTCCTGCTGATCCCGCGCAAAGCGCTCGATCAAGTCGGGCTGCTCGACGAACAGTTCCCGATCTTCTTCAATGAGGTAGACTGGTGTTACCGGGCGAAGCGCACGCACGGCTGGAAGATCTACTACACGCCGGCCACGCTCACGCATTATGGCGGCGGGAGCACGCGGCAGGTGAAACCGCGTATGATTCGTGAGTCCCACCAATCACTGCTGCGTTTCTATGAGAAGCATTATCGAAGCACGACTCCGGCTCTGCTTTACAGCGCCATCACGTTCGCCGTTCGCTGGAACGAGAACCGATTATTAAAAAGGGTTATGTCGGAGCCAGCCACGGCGCCGACCGCAACAACATGA
- a CDS encoding metal-dependent transcriptional regulator, whose translation MVKSESGRATSQAVEDYLKAIYKLQSVTAPVTTSALAEKVGISAAAATKMLKQLDGMRLISYIPYHGATLTESGCKIALEVIRHHRLIEQYLHQAMGYAWDQVDAEAEQLEHAISEEFEARIDELLGYPETCPHGDPIPRANGALVDSRRQTLGECAAGDWVRIERVRDTDSALLRELTQRRMGLHTQIFVSDRHSDNSLTILVAGTSHLVHEPMLASVFVTPLPVDQVPANHG comes from the coding sequence ATGGTTAAATCTGAGAGCGGCCGCGCGACTAGTCAGGCGGTGGAAGATTATCTCAAGGCGATCTACAAACTTCAGTCCGTCACCGCTCCGGTGACTACCTCGGCGCTCGCCGAAAAGGTGGGGATTTCGGCCGCCGCCGCCACGAAGATGCTCAAGCAGCTCGACGGGATGCGGCTCATATCTTATATTCCTTATCACGGGGCGACTCTCACGGAAAGCGGCTGCAAAATTGCGCTGGAAGTGATTCGCCACCATCGTTTGATCGAGCAGTATTTGCACCAGGCGATGGGCTACGCCTGGGATCAGGTGGACGCCGAGGCCGAGCAGCTAGAGCATGCGATCTCCGAGGAGTTCGAAGCACGGATCGACGAACTGCTTGGGTATCCGGAGACCTGCCCCCATGGCGATCCGATCCCGCGCGCCAATGGCGCTCTGGTGGACTCGCGCCGGCAGACGCTCGGTGAGTGCGCGGCGGGCGACTGGGTGCGGATCGAGCGCGTGCGCGACACCGATTCCGCGCTCCTGCGCGAACTGACTCAGCGTCGTATGGGACTGCACACGCAAATTTTTGTGTCCGATCGGCATTCGGACAACTCTCTGACGATTCTGGTCGCCGGAACCTCTCATCTCGTCCATGAACCGATGCTGGCGAGCGTCTTCGTGACGCCGCTGCCGGTGGACCAGGTTCCCGCAAATCACGGTTAA
- a CDS encoding Nramp family divalent metal transporter: protein MHPNIALAPGRPATIWNRLRAFAPYLGPAFLVSVGYMDPGNWGTNIAGGAAFGYSLLWVLLLSNIMALILQMLAAKLGIVTGRTLAENCRDHFSKPVAIALWIVVEIAMLATDMAEFLGAALGFKILFHIPLFPAALITGVVVFLVLAIYRYGFRAFEGIVLAMVATVGVCYVIEISTVGGLIHWAQVLHGVFIPTLPARPAFAMSSDASIVVAIGMLGATVMPHNLFLHSGVIKTRVGMENNIDTPGERDVHTRKVVHFSVLDSLLALNIAWLINSAMIILAAATFFRHGIAVTSLEQAYATLKPLLGAAAPTVFGIALLAAGVSSSVTGTLAGQMVMEGFLRREFSVLLRRGLTMVPALIVIYLMPRTGWGDTQILVISQVCLSLALPFVVIPLLMFTRRKDLMREHVNKPFTNAIAGACVALIIALNVLLIWHTFGGALPFSQG, encoded by the coding sequence GTGCATCCGAACATAGCATTGGCGCCCGGACGCCCTGCGACAATTTGGAATCGACTGCGGGCCTTCGCGCCTTATTTAGGCCCCGCGTTTCTCGTCAGTGTCGGTTATATGGACCCCGGCAACTGGGGCACGAACATTGCCGGCGGCGCGGCGTTCGGCTACAGCCTGCTCTGGGTGCTGCTGCTTTCGAACATCATGGCGCTGATTTTGCAGATGCTGGCCGCCAAGCTCGGCATCGTCACCGGGCGAACGCTCGCCGAAAACTGCCGCGATCACTTCTCCAAACCCGTCGCCATCGCCCTCTGGATCGTGGTGGAGATCGCGATGCTGGCGACCGACATGGCGGAATTCCTCGGCGCCGCTCTGGGTTTCAAGATCCTCTTTCACATCCCGCTCTTTCCCGCCGCGCTGATTACGGGAGTCGTCGTCTTTCTCGTCCTCGCGATCTATCGCTATGGGTTCCGGGCGTTTGAGGGCATCGTGCTGGCGATGGTCGCCACCGTGGGCGTGTGTTACGTGATTGAGATCTCGACCGTGGGCGGCTTGATCCACTGGGCGCAGGTGCTGCATGGCGTCTTCATTCCCACCCTCCCCGCCCGGCCGGCGTTCGCGATGTCGTCGGATGCGTCCATCGTGGTCGCCATCGGCATGCTGGGGGCGACGGTCATGCCGCACAACCTGTTTCTCCACTCCGGCGTTATCAAAACCCGGGTCGGCATGGAAAACAATATCGATACGCCGGGCGAACGCGATGTCCACACGCGGAAAGTCGTGCACTTTTCGGTGCTGGACAGTCTGCTCGCGCTGAACATCGCCTGGCTGATCAACTCCGCGATGATCATTCTCGCGGCCGCGACATTCTTTCGTCACGGAATCGCCGTGACCAGCCTGGAGCAGGCCTATGCGACCCTGAAACCGCTGCTCGGCGCCGCCGCGCCGACGGTCTTCGGCATCGCGCTCCTCGCCGCTGGCGTTTCCTCCTCCGTCACGGGAACACTGGCCGGTCAGATGGTCATGGAAGGTTTCCTCCGCCGCGAGTTCTCCGTGCTGCTGCGCCGGGGTTTGACGATGGTCCCGGCCCTGATCGTCATCTATTTGATGCCGCGCACCGGCTGGGGCGACACACAGATCCTGGTCATTTCCCAGGTCTGCTTGTCTCTGGCGCTGCCGTTCGTCGTGATCCCATTATTGATGTTCACACGGCGCAAAGATTTGATGCGCGAACATGTGAACAAGCCCTTTACCAACGCGATCGCCGGCGCGTGTGTCGCCCTGATCATCGCGCTCAATGTTCTGCTGATCTGGCATACATTCGGCGGCGCGCTTCCATTCTCGCAGGGATAG
- a CDS encoding ABC-F family ATP-binding cassette domain-containing protein → MSFIRLNNVSVRYDERTVLREVFFRLQAGDRVGFIGKNGAGKTTLLKLILGQVELTEGKVEVDQNVRIGYFSQFSELDDETSVQEVLEGVFADIRTIEAEIDEIGIKLSDPDLDMDAMDPLLARQAHLLEEMERRDGWNYPTAINTVLSKLGFSDEHRHRPVQQLSGGWRNRASLAKILLEEPDVLLLDEPTNFLDLEGVTWLEGWLQKMRGAYLVVSHDRHFLDRVVNKIVEVENYHLHEYDGDYTTYIREKPFRLKTLQSQFQHEEEMLEIEAETIEARKQDAANPSQALRRRLADVKKRAEPRPADVIVTDIYDMLRVPEKLFSAEKISKAYGDQTLFTDMTFEMNKSERLAIIGANGSGKSTLLRLITGEEKPDEGRAAWASGVKFAYFNQVLAELPPNDTISHAVNVYEMANNARRKQVHRFLGLLQFSEMDMKQKISTLSGGQKARVALARCLLSGAAALVLDEPTNHLDVTSIQVLERALVHFPGATIVVSHDRFFIDAVATRLLVFEGGGVVKAVSGNWTTWHSRVEALGV, encoded by the coding sequence ATGAGCTTTATTCGTCTCAACAATGTCTCGGTGCGCTACGATGAGCGCACCGTGCTCCGCGAGGTCTTCTTTCGCTTGCAGGCGGGCGACCGGGTCGGCTTTATCGGCAAAAACGGCGCCGGCAAAACCACGCTTCTCAAATTGATTCTCGGCCAGGTCGAGCTGACGGAAGGCAAAGTCGAAGTCGATCAAAACGTCCGTATCGGCTACTTCTCCCAGTTCTCCGAGCTGGACGACGAAACATCGGTCCAGGAAGTCTTAGAAGGAGTCTTCGCGGACATCCGGACCATCGAAGCCGAGATCGACGAGATCGGGATCAAACTTTCCGATCCCGATCTCGACATGGACGCAATGGATCCCCTGCTCGCCCGTCAGGCGCACTTACTGGAGGAGATGGAGCGACGCGATGGCTGGAACTACCCCACGGCGATCAATACCGTCCTCTCCAAACTCGGCTTCAGCGACGAACACCGCCATCGCCCCGTCCAGCAGCTTTCCGGCGGCTGGCGCAACCGCGCCAGCCTCGCTAAAATTCTTTTAGAAGAACCCGATGTCTTGTTGCTCGACGAACCGACGAACTTTCTGGACCTAGAAGGCGTGACATGGCTGGAAGGCTGGCTGCAAAAGATGCGCGGCGCCTATCTCGTCGTCTCCCACGACCGGCACTTTCTGGATCGCGTTGTGAACAAGATCGTTGAAGTCGAGAACTATCATCTGCACGAATACGACGGCGACTATACGACTTATATCCGCGAAAAGCCGTTCCGCCTGAAGACGCTTCAATCCCAGTTCCAGCATGAAGAAGAGATGCTGGAGATCGAAGCCGAAACGATAGAAGCGCGCAAACAAGACGCGGCCAATCCCAGCCAGGCCCTGCGCCGCCGCCTCGCCGACGTCAAAAAGCGCGCCGAGCCGCGCCCCGCCGACGTCATCGTGACGGACATCTACGACATGCTGCGCGTCCCGGAAAAGCTCTTCAGCGCCGAGAAGATTTCCAAAGCCTACGGCGACCAAACCCTGTTCACCGACATGACCTTCGAAATGAACAAGTCCGAGCGCCTCGCGATCATCGGGGCCAACGGCAGTGGAAAATCGACGCTCCTGCGTCTGATTACCGGCGAAGAAAAGCCCGACGAAGGCCGCGCCGCGTGGGCCAGCGGAGTCAAATTCGCCTACTTCAATCAAGTGCTGGCCGAGCTGCCCCCAAACGACACGATTTCACACGCCGTGAATGTCTACGAGATGGCGAACAACGCGCGCCGCAAGCAAGTCCACCGCTTCCTCGGTCTGCTCCAATTCTCCGAGATGGACATGAAGCAAAAAATCAGCACGCTCTCCGGCGGCCAGAAAGCCCGCGTCGCTCTGGCGCGCTGCCTGCTCTCCGGCGCCGCCGCGCTCGTCCTCGACGAGCCCACCAACCACCTCGACGTCACCAGCATTCAAGTACTGGAGCGCGCCCTCGTCCACTTCCCCGGCGCCACCATTGTCGTCAGCCACGACCGCTTCTTCATTGACGCCGTAGCGACACGGCTTCTGGTGTTTGAGGGAGGAGGCGTGGTGAAGGCGGTCAGTGGAAACTGGACGACGTGGCATTCGAGAGTGGAAGCGCTGGGTGTGTAG
- a CDS encoding Gfo/Idh/MocA family protein: protein MKALLVGAGGMGRAWGRNLVENEDVELVGWVDINAAAAAEAAEQLRLSSAFTGDDLSKAIAEVKPDFVVDVTIPEAHRDVTVTALKAGAPVLGEKPMAASMEQAREMVAASEASGKLYMVSQSRRYDARLHAYRQLIADRIGGSLGILNSDFYIGAHFGGFRDEMPSPLVLDMAIHTFDAARYLSGADPIAVYCEEFNPSWSWYKGDASATAIFEMTGGLRYTYRGSWCSEGAGTSWEGDWRAVGPHGTAVWDGEHAPSADVVLEAAGFHSKTEKVSSEIAPDYIGGIAGSLRDFIHALKTGETPMGECHDNIKSLQMVFGAMESARTGQRVRLD, encoded by the coding sequence ATGAAGGCATTGTTAGTCGGCGCCGGCGGCATGGGGCGCGCCTGGGGCCGCAACTTGGTGGAGAATGAAGATGTCGAGCTTGTGGGCTGGGTGGACATCAACGCGGCGGCGGCGGCGGAAGCGGCGGAGCAATTGCGCTTGTCGTCAGCGTTTACCGGCGACGATTTGAGCAAGGCGATCGCGGAGGTCAAGCCCGACTTCGTGGTGGATGTCACGATCCCTGAAGCGCATCGCGACGTCACCGTCACAGCATTGAAGGCCGGCGCGCCGGTGCTGGGGGAAAAGCCGATGGCGGCGTCCATGGAGCAGGCGCGGGAGATGGTCGCCGCGTCTGAAGCGTCCGGCAAGCTCTACATGGTCAGTCAGAGCCGGCGTTACGACGCGCGGCTGCACGCCTATCGCCAATTGATCGCTGACCGGATCGGCGGGAGTCTAGGCATCCTCAATTCCGATTTCTACATCGGCGCGCACTTCGGCGGCTTCCGCGATGAAATGCCCAGTCCGCTCGTGCTGGATATGGCGATTCACACCTTTGACGCCGCTCGTTATCTCAGCGGCGCCGATCCCATTGCGGTGTACTGCGAGGAATTCAATCCTTCGTGGAGCTGGTACAAGGGCGACGCCAGCGCGACCGCCATCTTCGAGATGACCGGCGGCCTGCGCTACACCTATCGCGGCAGCTGGTGCAGCGAAGGCGCGGGGACCTCCTGGGAAGGCGACTGGCGCGCCGTCGGCCCGCACGGCACGGCAGTTTGGGACGGAGAGCACGCGCCAAGCGCGGACGTGGTTCTCGAAGCGGCCGGCTTCCATTCCAAGACCGAGAAGGTTTCCAGCGAAATCGCCCCGGACTACATCGGCGGCATCGCCGGCTCGCTCCGTGACTTTATTCATGCGCTCAAGACCGGAGAAACTCCGATGGGCGAGTGTCACGATAACATCAAGAGCCTGCAAATGGTGTTTGGCGCGATGGAATCCGCGCGAACAGGGCAGCGGGTGCGGCTGGATTAA